In a genomic window of Gloeothece verrucosa PCC 7822:
- a CDS encoding N,N-dimethylformamidase beta subunit family domain-containing protein, protein MTNIFINQTPSNPEFTDNISYELGMKFISSQTGQINAIRYWKANSETGSHTGKIWSETGQLLGSVTFANETGSGWQEQVLSTPINIQANTIYTVSVNCNAYYVYAYDQLANPITNGNLSSVADGNNGVFGSAGAFPTNSYRNSNYFRDINFVTAALPTITNNSGNNQTGAAGSVLSAPLVVQIKDGAGTPLSGVTVNFAVTSGGGSVSPTSAVTDINGLAGIILTLGVVPGAIGNVTNTVEASADGIGSVTFSATATHSTNNLTILTTQVPNLQNFTDGVPYELGMKFRSASAGQLIAIRYWKAASETGTHIGKIWTATGTLLASVTFTNETASGWQYQALETPLNIQSNTNYVVSVNGNAYYVATNNELANPIINADLSSVADNNNGVYNINPNSFPTSSYQNTNYYRDIVFAVSNRLIKTSGDNQNGSTGATLPNPLVVQVLNPQNNPQPGLTVNFEITNGGGVLSATSMVTDGFGQASTMLTLGAVPTAPGGVVVKATVEGIGSTYFFATAIPANPNAIYLENQNPGSTGWKLVNRGTDEIAGYASATSVNRGESLDIKVSLAQSGQFVIDVYRLGYYGGTGGRLMATSGLLNGTTQPACTLDPNTRLIECNWTTSYVLQIGNNWTSGLYVAKLTDQTSGKVAHIWFTVRNDSSTADILFQSSVSTILAYSTTGGYSLYSFNSINGQRAFKVSYDRPFSQATYQQSYEADTMLRWEYNMVRWLESQGYDVTYVSSMDVHNNPQLLLNHKVFLSVGHDEYWSSQMRDNIEAARNAGINLGFFSANTCYWRVRFENSTVAAGPIRPNRVMACYKSDWSLDPIIQQQGATAATNKFRSFQNNRPENALLGVMYGSDTTSIYGGYNMIITNSTDPYYANTGLSNGDQLTLLVGYEWDFVVNNGSSPPGLVILSQSNVVPSNLLPTYDEPPGEQALPANQNFNLANSVRYTASSGAKVFASGTIQWAWGLDSDDVNPVREDVRIKQMTVNILADMGVRPLAPAPNIIVP, encoded by the coding sequence ATGACTAACATTTTTATAAACCAAACTCCTTCTAATCCCGAATTTACTGACAATATTTCTTACGAATTAGGAATGAAATTTATCAGTAGTCAGACTGGACAAATCAACGCTATCCGCTATTGGAAAGCCAATAGTGAAACGGGATCTCATACTGGTAAAATCTGGTCAGAGACAGGACAACTTTTAGGCAGTGTCACCTTCGCTAACGAAACGGGTTCAGGCTGGCAGGAGCAGGTTCTAAGCACACCCATCAACATTCAAGCTAACACAATTTATACAGTTTCAGTCAACTGTAATGCTTATTATGTCTATGCTTATGACCAACTAGCTAACCCCATTACTAATGGAAATCTTAGCTCAGTAGCAGATGGCAATAATGGGGTGTTTGGAAGTGCTGGTGCTTTTCCTACAAACTCTTATCGCAATAGCAACTATTTTCGTGATATTAATTTTGTTACTGCTGCTCTGCCGACGATTACTAACAATAGTGGTAATAATCAAACTGGTGCAGCCGGAAGTGTTTTATCGGCTCCTTTAGTAGTTCAAATTAAAGATGGTGCTGGTACTCCCCTATCTGGAGTTACAGTGAATTTTGCGGTTACAAGTGGCGGGGGTTCAGTTTCGCCAACTAGCGCAGTTACTGATATTAATGGATTGGCCGGTATTATTTTAACCTTGGGAGTAGTCCCAGGGGCAATAGGAAATGTGACCAATACAGTAGAAGCGAGTGCTGACGGAATTGGAAGCGTTACTTTTTCGGCTACGGCTACCCACTCGACAAACAATCTAACCATCTTAACTACTCAAGTCCCTAACCTCCAAAATTTTACTGATGGTGTTCCCTATGAATTAGGAATGAAATTTCGTAGCGCAAGCGCCGGGCAGCTTATTGCTATTCGTTATTGGAAAGCCGCCAGCGAAACTGGTACTCATATAGGCAAGATTTGGACAGCAACGGGCACACTTTTGGCAAGCGTGACTTTTACCAATGAGACAGCATCAGGCTGGCAATATCAAGCCTTAGAAACACCTTTAAACATTCAATCGAATACCAATTACGTTGTTTCTGTCAATGGAAATGCCTATTATGTGGCTACTAACAATGAACTGGCTAATCCCATAATCAACGCCGATCTTAGCTCAGTGGCAGATAATAATAACGGCGTATATAATATTAATCCTAATTCTTTTCCCACCAGTTCTTATCAAAATACTAACTATTACCGTGATATTGTCTTTGCTGTCAGCAATCGACTAATCAAAACTTCTGGAGACAATCAAAATGGTTCAACAGGTGCAACTCTGCCCAATCCTCTCGTTGTGCAAGTATTAAATCCTCAAAACAATCCACAGCCCGGGCTGACCGTGAATTTTGAAATTACCAATGGAGGAGGAGTGCTTTCTGCTACGAGTATGGTAACAGATGGGTTCGGTCAAGCAAGCACAATGTTAACCTTGGGAGCAGTCCCCACTGCACCTGGAGGAGTCGTCGTTAAAGCCACAGTAGAAGGTATTGGCTCTACTTACTTTTTCGCTACAGCAATTCCGGCAAATCCTAATGCAATTTATTTAGAAAATCAAAACCCCGGCTCCACAGGTTGGAAACTGGTCAATCGAGGCACTGATGAGATAGCCGGTTATGCTTCAGCAACCAGTGTTAATCGCGGGGAATCTCTTGATATTAAAGTTTCTCTAGCCCAATCTGGACAGTTTGTCATTGATGTATATCGATTGGGTTACTATGGAGGCACAGGAGGTCGGCTGATGGCCACAAGCGGATTACTCAATGGCACAACGCAACCCGCCTGTACTCTAGACCCTAATACTCGTTTAATCGAATGTAACTGGACAACTTCTTATGTTTTACAAATCGGTAATAATTGGACAAGCGGGCTTTATGTAGCTAAATTGACGGACCAAACCAGTGGAAAAGTTGCTCACATCTGGTTTACCGTTCGTAATGATAGCAGCACAGCCGATATTTTATTTCAAAGTAGTGTTTCTACTATTTTGGCTTATAGCACCACAGGCGGATATAGCTTGTACTCATTTAACAGCATTAACGGTCAGCGAGCTTTTAAAGTTTCTTATGACCGTCCTTTTTCCCAAGCGACCTATCAACAATCCTACGAGGCTGATACAATGCTGCGATGGGAATATAATATGGTGCGCTGGCTGGAATCTCAAGGCTATGATGTGACCTACGTCAGTAGCATGGATGTTCATAATAATCCCCAACTATTGCTCAATCATAAAGTATTTCTATCAGTTGGACATGATGAATACTGGTCATCTCAAATGAGAGATAATATTGAAGCGGCACGAAATGCAGGGATTAATTTAGGCTTTTTCTCAGCTAATACCTGCTATTGGCGAGTAAGATTTGAAAATTCCACTGTGGCGGCTGGGCCAATTCGACCTAATCGAGTGATGGCTTGTTATAAATCAGATTGGTCATTAGATCCCATCATCCAGCAACAAGGTGCAACAGCAGCAACAAATAAATTCCGTAGTTTCCAAAACAACCGACCCGAAAACGCTCTTTTAGGGGTTATGTATGGTAGCGATACCACCAGTATCTACGGTGGATACAATATGATAATCACCAATAGTACAGATCCTTATTATGCCAACACAGGTTTATCCAATGGGGATCAGCTTACTTTGTTGGTGGGTTATGAATGGGATTTTGTCGTCAATAATGGGTCTAGCCCTCCAGGCCTTGTTATTCTCTCTCAATCTAATGTTGTGCCCTCTAATCTTTTACCCACTTACGACGAACCCCCAGGAGAACAAGCCCTTCCCGCTAATCAAAATTTTAATCTAGCCAACTCAGTTCGCTACACGGCTTCTAGTGGAGCTAAAGTTTTTGCGAGTGGAACGATTCAGTGGGCATGGGGACTAGATAGTGATGATGTTAACCCCGTGCGGGAAGACGTTCGCATTAAACAAATGACCGTTAATATTCTGGCGGATATGGGAGTTAGACCTTTAGCTCCTGCCCCGAACATTATTGTTCCTTAA
- a CDS encoding VIT1/CCC1 transporter family protein, translating into MVTTSFLHRLKTSFIASVGDIVFGMEDGTVSIFGLVAGVALNAQSEKQVLLAGAAGAIAASVSMMAGVFLDLQSERDRNKVEAKQRQAQIQANPGRAIEEQMKKLQKTGLGPATLNAIRADLQEAPPILLTLESAFNGPTSASQAKPLAHALWMFVADLFAGLTPVLAFAVLPLKEAQWVSFAMTLVLLILLGYGRARIGQRDIFTTVVQTVSIAGLAALAGIAIGQSINLIG; encoded by the coding sequence ATGGTGACGACATCTTTTTTACACAGGTTGAAAACCTCCTTTATAGCTTCCGTTGGTGATATCGTTTTCGGAATGGAAGACGGGACGGTTTCGATCTTCGGATTAGTCGCAGGGGTTGCTTTGAACGCGCAGAGCGAAAAACAAGTCTTATTAGCAGGGGCGGCCGGAGCCATTGCCGCATCGGTTTCTATGATGGCAGGGGTGTTTTTGGATCTACAATCAGAGCGCGACCGCAATAAAGTCGAGGCCAAACAACGCCAGGCACAAATACAAGCCAATCCCGGACGGGCAATTGAGGAACAGATGAAAAAATTGCAGAAAACTGGCTTAGGTCCGGCGACTCTAAACGCGATTCGAGCGGATTTACAAGAGGCCCCACCCATTCTGTTAACCCTAGAATCCGCCTTTAATGGGCCGACCTCAGCTAGTCAGGCCAAACCTTTAGCCCATGCGCTCTGGATGTTTGTTGCCGATCTTTTCGCTGGGCTGACTCCTGTTCTGGCTTTCGCGGTTTTGCCTCTAAAAGAGGCGCAGTGGGTATCTTTTGCCATGACTCTAGTGCTGTTAATCCTATTAGGATACGGTCGCGCCCGGATTGGACAACGCGACATTTTTACTACCGTAGTGCAAACGGTGAGTATTGCTGGACTAGCCGCACTCGCCGGAATAGCTATCGGCCAATCGATCAACTTGATCGGGTAA
- a CDS encoding polysaccharide biosynthesis tyrosine autokinase, with protein MKTSSWKISNTVLPEVDLWVAVQRHWMISAITASLVFGMLAYKTFKEPKIYKSEALIVVGNQVGIPIVQDAQNNTTKDVVENLATEIEILQSPTLLNRAIKKIESPYNDIPLWQIQSNLSLHQPENTNVLSLSYQDTDRSRAKAILDKIVAIYIEYSEESRRSPVTNAINFIEQKLPDAQKALEKYSSALTNFRTQNNLDNPDNNVSLAYSAKEELEKEIDMAEAELSQLKKREQELKRQMEQIGQNPMTAIPDAVLSQDPTYQTLLQQLNNLEIQYKLEQSRYNSQNPILQELKENRDKLEQLLQQKSKEVLLSQSFANNLKKVKSGAIQENLATLLLQTQIDSSVQEKRLSILRQQAVEANLKLQKMLRLQQDYQELQRQYQFQAKMVNEFLGKLQELRVQKAQDTFTWKVIEPPNLPNSPIARSRLRGLILGGIAGILAGVGVAFVLEKFNFRLKDIKSIQEVTQLEILGVIPQYQTAMSLGLGSDSFTEAIRSLALTLSFQNPQITGKIIAVTSATTEEGKTTITYNLGLALTEIGKKVLIVDGNFSNPMLHEVFSLPNTQGLTTTIATELSWSKIVQSFEEETATNGINPQQELTFLSSVNGMKTNKIKNSNHKITNNLNSIFAKVSLKANLMPNSSLSESLIEKYPDVLTSGPVGKNSFSWLVAPKMNELLNSWRQAYDYVLFDTSSLTGLADAQTITSKVDEVILVISQNRVEISLVTEALKILQRNNSRVLGVVVNNLGRVKS; from the coding sequence ATGAAAACTTCTAGTTGGAAAATCTCAAATACTGTATTACCAGAAGTGGACTTATGGGTGGCTGTACAAAGGCATTGGATGATTTCTGCCATAACAGCTAGTTTAGTTTTTGGGATGCTCGCCTATAAAACTTTTAAAGAACCAAAAATTTATAAATCAGAAGCCCTAATAGTCGTCGGTAATCAGGTAGGAATCCCCATTGTTCAAGATGCTCAAAATAATACGACTAAAGATGTTGTTGAAAATTTAGCCACCGAAATAGAAATTCTTCAAAGTCCAACTTTATTGAACAGAGCCATCAAAAAAATTGAATCGCCTTATAATGACATTCCTTTATGGCAAATCCAAAGTAATTTGTCACTGCATCAGCCGGAAAACACTAATGTGCTATCTCTTTCTTATCAAGATACTGATAGAAGCCGTGCTAAAGCTATCCTTGATAAAATAGTAGCTATCTATATAGAATATAGCGAAGAAAGCCGACGCTCACCCGTTACCAACGCTATTAATTTTATCGAACAAAAACTGCCAGATGCTCAAAAAGCTTTAGAAAAATATTCTTCAGCTTTAACTAATTTTCGCACTCAAAACAATCTTGATAATCCCGACAATAATGTCAGCTTGGCTTATTCGGCAAAAGAAGAACTTGAAAAAGAAATTGATATGGCAGAAGCAGAACTCAGCCAACTAAAAAAACGGGAGCAAGAATTAAAACGTCAGATGGAACAAATAGGACAAAACCCTATGACTGCTATACCTGATGCTGTTTTGAGTCAAGATCCAACTTATCAAACTTTATTGCAGCAGCTAAATAATTTAGAGATTCAATATAAGCTTGAACAGTCTCGTTATAATTCTCAAAACCCCATTTTACAAGAGTTAAAAGAAAATCGAGACAAGCTGGAGCAGTTGTTACAACAAAAAAGTAAAGAGGTTTTATTGTCTCAAAGCTTTGCAAATAATTTAAAAAAAGTAAAAAGTGGAGCTATTCAAGAAAATTTAGCAACTCTATTGCTACAAACACAAATTGATAGCTCAGTTCAAGAAAAACGATTGTCTATTTTACGCCAACAAGCAGTTGAAGCTAATCTTAAATTACAAAAGATGCTTCGACTACAGCAAGACTATCAAGAACTACAGCGCCAATACCAATTTCAGGCTAAAATGGTGAACGAATTTTTGGGCAAACTACAAGAATTGCGCGTCCAAAAAGCACAAGACACTTTTACTTGGAAAGTGATAGAACCTCCAAATTTACCTAATTCCCCGATTGCGCGTAGCCGTTTAAGGGGATTAATTTTAGGAGGTATCGCAGGAATTTTAGCCGGCGTAGGAGTAGCTTTTGTTCTTGAAAAATTTAATTTTAGACTTAAAGATATTAAATCAATTCAGGAAGTTACCCAATTAGAAATTCTGGGGGTTATTCCTCAATACCAAACAGCTATGTCTCTCGGATTAGGGTCTGATTCTTTTACAGAAGCTATTCGTTCTTTAGCCCTTACTTTATCTTTTCAAAACCCTCAAATAACTGGTAAAATTATTGCGGTTACTTCTGCAACAACAGAAGAAGGTAAAACAACTATTACTTATAATTTGGGGTTAGCATTAACAGAAATAGGGAAAAAAGTATTAATTGTAGATGGAAATTTTTCTAATCCAATGCTTCATGAAGTTTTTTCTTTGCCTAATACACAAGGATTAACCACAACTATTGCTACTGAGCTATCCTGGTCTAAAATTGTGCAATCTTTTGAAGAAGAAACAGCAACTAACGGAATTAACCCTCAACAAGAGTTAACTTTTTTATCTAGTGTTAATGGGATGAAAACGAACAAAATTAAAAATAGTAATCATAAAATTACTAATAATTTAAACTCTATTTTTGCTAAAGTTTCACTAAAAGCAAACTTAATGCCAAATAGTTCTTTATCAGAGTCCTTAATTGAAAAATATCCTGATGTTCTTACATCAGGACCGGTGGGAAAAAATTCCTTTTCTTGGCTGGTTGCACCAAAAATGAATGAACTACTGAATAGCTGGCGACAAGCCTATGATTATGTTCTTTTTGATACATCTAGTCTTACTGGATTAGCAGATGCCCAAACTATTACTTCTAAAGTAGATGAAGTTATTTTAGTGATTAGTCAAAATCGAGTAGAAATATCTTTAGTTACAGAAGCTTTAAAAATCCTTCAAAGAAATAACAGCCGAGTTTTAGGTGTTGTTGTCAACAATTTAGGACGAGTAAAAAGTTAA
- a CDS encoding TrbI/VirB10 family protein codes for MSMTIMENNNSSKTIFEDLRNAVADYSHLANETSDWESRMAKLVGLENEIISKDEKIEENSFLPEISCSEAQKEQTQQTFSSNPFMKLGLVGVTTLIIFVLAGGFLWQIMNINQQSPKNKNVIISQPKQETKSYLQNLETEVENLKTKLAFSEQEEAIKLAQQTLRSKKTTQSSATFSPSPVSFPKTKNINQVKTIYVPRIVTVEKIVKVAQPVYKPSSKPSPKPHILPMVSAQNSSQNNVNQPINTRTTYSPPPQNSVPQPVNYPVPNPIQQTPPSTQTPYTPTPTPQIVNSSTVSQATSQVPKTIPVGTSAKAILTTAVFGETSKSNNSEQEANVFVITLQEPLKTPDEEIAFPANAQLLTKISSLTDQGLLYLTVNKVIWDNNNNTIEKTLAKGSLVIRAPKGKPLFAEKFPKHGGSIATMDLGLFVLGGLGKVSQLFNRTRSEVVTTNVAGTIITNNNNSPNLAAGVLEGGLNAVIPQITQRNQQQLAEMLQRTNIWFLAAGTEVEVYVNQPMQF; via the coding sequence ATGAGTATGACTATAATGGAAAATAACAATTCATCTAAAACTATTTTTGAAGATTTAAGAAATGCTGTTGCTGATTATTCCCATCTAGCCAATGAAACCTCAGACTGGGAATCACGGATGGCAAAATTAGTCGGCTTGGAAAACGAAATTATATCTAAAGATGAAAAAATTGAAGAAAATTCTTTTTTACCTGAAATTTCATGTTCTGAAGCTCAAAAAGAGCAAACTCAACAAACTTTCTCGTCTAATCCGTTCATGAAATTAGGGTTAGTAGGAGTAACAACATTAATTATATTTGTTTTAGCTGGTGGATTTTTATGGCAAATTATGAATATTAATCAACAAAGCCCAAAAAATAAAAATGTAATAATTTCTCAACCTAAACAAGAAACAAAATCTTACTTACAAAATTTAGAAACAGAAGTAGAAAACCTAAAAACTAAGTTAGCCTTTTCTGAACAAGAAGAAGCCATTAAATTAGCCCAACAAACTCTAAGATCCAAAAAAACAACTCAAAGCTCAGCTACTTTCTCACCTTCTCCTGTTTCTTTTCCTAAAACTAAAAATATTAACCAAGTTAAAACTATTTATGTTCCTCGAATTGTAACGGTTGAAAAAATTGTTAAAGTTGCTCAACCTGTTTATAAACCTTCTTCTAAACCTTCACCAAAACCTCATATTTTGCCTATGGTTTCTGCTCAAAACTCTTCCCAAAACAATGTTAATCAGCCAATTAATACTCGAACTACTTACTCACCCCCTCCTCAAAATTCAGTTCCCCAGCCAGTTAACTACCCTGTACCTAATCCTATCCAACAAACGCCGCCTTCTACTCAAACTCCTTACACTCCAACACCCACACCACAAATAGTTAACTCTTCTACTGTTAGCCAAGCTACATCACAAGTTCCAAAAACCATTCCAGTAGGAACCTCTGCTAAAGCTATTTTAACTACTGCCGTTTTTGGCGAAACTTCTAAATCAAATAATTCTGAACAAGAGGCTAACGTTTTTGTAATAACTTTACAAGAACCGTTAAAAACTCCTGACGAAGAAATAGCTTTTCCAGCTAATGCTCAATTGTTGACTAAAATTAGTTCTTTAACTGATCAAGGATTGTTATACTTAACTGTTAATAAAGTGATTTGGGATAATAATAACAATACAATTGAAAAAACTCTAGCTAAAGGTAGTCTGGTAATTCGCGCTCCTAAAGGTAAACCTTTGTTTGCCGAAAAATTTCCTAAACACGGAGGTTCTATTGCTACTATGGACTTGGGTTTATTTGTATTAGGAGGATTAGGTAAAGTTTCCCAATTATTTAATCGTACTCGCTCGGAAGTTGTAACAACTAATGTAGCAGGAACGATTATTACTAATAATAACAATAGTCCTAATTTGGCAGCAGGTGTGTTGGAAGGAGGGCTAAATGCAGTTATTCCTCAAATTACTCAGCGCAATCAACAGCAACTTGCAGAAATGCTTCAACGCACTAATATTTGGTTTCTTGCCGCAGGAACAGAAGTAGAAGTTTATGTTAATCAACCTATGCAGTTTTAA
- a CDS encoding CheR family methyltransferase: MQPSPPQLDPEFEALLEFLKSSRGCDLTNYKRSTLKRRFRVRMEAVNINNYQSYFKYLESNAQEYIALLNEIFVNFTYFFRDKEAWDYLAQNIIPQIVSNKQADEPIRIWSAGCAAGQEIYSLLILFAEIVGIEFCLKRVKAFATDVDEAAISQARQRTYSKKEIAGIPPNLLKKYFTKIEKNYIFERKLRQSIIFGCHDLAKDAPISKIDLLLCRNVLMYFEKQTQEAILTRFHFALKNTGFLFLGNIDLLIHERQIFTPINLKHRMYVKEENLEIENLLIL, translated from the coding sequence ATGCAACCTTCGCCGCCGCAACTAGACCCAGAATTTGAAGCCTTGTTAGAATTCCTCAAAAGCAGTCGAGGGTGTGATTTGACAAATTATAAACGCTCGACTTTAAAGCGACGGTTTCGGGTACGGATGGAAGCTGTTAATATTAATAATTATCAAAGCTACTTCAAGTATTTGGAATCTAATGCACAAGAGTATATCGCTCTGTTAAACGAAATTTTTGTTAATTTTACCTATTTTTTTCGAGATAAAGAAGCTTGGGATTATCTAGCTCAAAATATTATTCCTCAAATAGTTTCTAACAAGCAAGCTGATGAACCGATTCGGATTTGGAGTGCAGGTTGTGCAGCCGGTCAAGAAATTTATAGCCTTCTAATTTTATTTGCAGAAATAGTAGGAATTGAATTTTGTTTAAAACGAGTTAAAGCCTTCGCAACCGATGTGGATGAAGCTGCTATTTCACAAGCACGGCAAAGAACTTATAGCAAAAAAGAGATTGCAGGTATCCCTCCTAATTTACTCAAAAAATATTTTACAAAGATTGAAAAAAATTATATTTTTGAGCGAAAACTCCGTCAAAGTATAATTTTTGGGTGTCATGACTTAGCTAAAGATGCTCCCATCTCAAAAATTGATTTATTGCTCTGCCGCAATGTCCTGATGTATTTTGAAAAACAGACTCAAGAAGCTATATTGACTCGCTTTCACTTTGCACTCAAAAATACAGGCTTTCTTTTCCTCGGTAATATAGACTTATTAATACATGAAAGACAAATATTTACGCCTATTAATTTAAAACACCGAATGTATGTAAAAGAAGAAAACTTAGAAATTGAAAATTTGCTAATTTTATAA
- a CDS encoding ABC transporter permease yields the protein MKNTSQTELIIEAGRTEEQYWKDLWKYRELFYFLSWRDLLVRYKQTAIGIAWALIRPFLTMVVFTIVFGKLANLPSQGVPYPILVFAAMLPWQFFANALSECSNSLLSNANLISKVYFPRLIVPASAVIVSFVDFMISGIILLGLMAWYNFVPDWRILTLPLFIFIAFMAAFGAGLWLAALNVEYRDFRYIVPFLVQFGLYISPVGFSSSIIPEKWRLLYSLNPMVGVIDGFRWAILGKEFVIYWPSFIISVGLVILVLISGIGYFRKVERTFADVI from the coding sequence ATGAAAAATACTTCTCAAACAGAATTAATTATTGAAGCAGGCCGTACAGAAGAGCAATATTGGAAAGATTTATGGAAATACCGAGAGCTATTCTACTTTCTTTCTTGGCGTGATCTTCTAGTACGTTATAAACAGACAGCTATTGGTATTGCTTGGGCACTAATTCGTCCTTTTTTAACAATGGTTGTTTTTACAATTGTCTTTGGAAAATTAGCAAATTTGCCCTCTCAGGGAGTTCCTTATCCCATTCTTGTATTTGCCGCTATGCTGCCTTGGCAATTTTTTGCTAATGCTCTTTCTGAATGTAGTAATAGCCTACTCAGCAATGCTAACTTAATCTCAAAAGTTTATTTTCCTCGTTTAATTGTTCCTGCTAGTGCCGTAATTGTAAGTTTTGTAGATTTTATGATTTCTGGCATAATTTTATTAGGACTAATGGCTTGGTATAACTTTGTTCCAGACTGGCGAATTTTAACGCTTCCTTTATTTATTTTCATTGCTTTTATGGCAGCATTCGGCGCTGGATTATGGTTAGCAGCTTTGAATGTAGAGTATAGAGATTTTCGTTATATTGTGCCGTTTTTAGTGCAGTTTGGACTCTATATTTCACCAGTGGGGTTTAGTAGTAGCATTATTCCTGAAAAATGGAGATTACTATACTCTTTAAACCCAATGGTAGGTGTAATTGATGGTTTTCGTTGGGCGATTTTGGGTAAAGAATTCGTGATTTATTGGCCAAGCTTTATTATTTCTGTTGGGTTAGTCATTTTAGTGCTAATTAGTGGAATTGGGTACTTTAGAAAAGTTGAGCGAACTTTTGCCGATGTAATTTAG
- a CDS encoding glycosyltransferase family 4 protein: MKKNLQQTQTLFVVNQFYPPDYAPTGQLIQELVSTLVSENILIRVFTGQPSYAFKHQSAPCLEKTKGIVVQRTRTTQLWKNRIRGKTISGLLFFIRAGFHLLKNLKKQDLVVLTTAPPFLTFLGYLLHKIIGVSYTCLIYDLYPDVAESLKVISPKHWIVKFWNKLNLITWNRAKQIIVLSRNMEERILVKYPHLAHKITIIPNWADPNRITPIKKSENWFAYKHHLTKKFTILYSGNMGRCHDMDTILQAAWELKEDPFQFVFIGGGAKYQSLINTAKKWGLNNCLFLPYQEREDLPYSLTACDLSLVSVAEGMSGIVAPSKLYSALASGHPIAVICDAQSYLREIIEQAKCGMTFANGDSIGLAEFIRQLASNSQLAESMGKAGRSYLISHFSLKKIAEKYRKTLGLTIPYEELKTGGLIKAKSGKV, encoded by the coding sequence ATGAAAAAGAACCTACAACAAACCCAAACTCTATTCGTAGTTAATCAATTCTATCCTCCTGATTATGCTCCAACAGGACAATTGATTCAAGAATTAGTCTCTACTTTAGTATCTGAGAATATATTAATAAGGGTGTTCACTGGACAACCTAGCTACGCTTTTAAACATCAATCTGCTCCTTGTTTGGAAAAGACTAAAGGGATAGTTGTTCAGCGAACTCGCACTACTCAACTTTGGAAAAATCGCATAAGAGGAAAAACCATTAGCGGCTTGTTATTTTTTATCCGAGCAGGATTTCATCTTTTAAAAAATCTCAAAAAGCAAGATCTTGTTGTTTTAACTACTGCTCCCCCATTTCTCACTTTTTTAGGTTATTTACTTCATAAAATTATCGGAGTTTCTTATACTTGTCTAATTTATGATTTATATCCTGACGTAGCTGAAAGTTTAAAAGTCATTTCACCGAAACACTGGATCGTAAAATTTTGGAATAAGCTCAATTTAATAACATGGAATAGAGCAAAACAAATTATCGTTCTGAGCCGTAATATGGAAGAACGAATTTTAGTCAAATATCCTCATTTAGCTCATAAAATTACTATTATTCCCAACTGGGCTGATCCCAATAGAATTACTCCCATTAAAAAGAGTGAAAATTGGTTTGCTTACAAACATCACCTAACAAAAAAATTTACAATTCTCTACTCAGGTAATATGGGACGATGCCATGATATGGATACAATTTTACAAGCCGCTTGGGAATTAAAAGAAGACCCATTTCAATTTGTTTTTATTGGTGGAGGAGCTAAATATCAATCTTTAATAAATACGGCCAAAAAATGGGGATTAAACAATTGTTTATTCTTACCCTACCAAGAACGAGAAGACCTTCCTTATTCCCTAACGGCTTGCGATTTATCATTAGTAAGTGTAGCAGAAGGAATGAGCGGAATAGTAGCTCCTAGCAAACTTTATAGTGCCCTAGCAAGCGGACATCCTATAGCGGTGATTTGCGATGCTCAATCCTATTTACGGGAAATTATTGAACAAGCAAAATGTGGCATGACTTTTGCCAATGGAGATAGCATCGGTTTGGCTGAGTTCATTCGTCAACTAGCTTCAAATTCTCAGTTAGCTGAATCTATGGGAAAAGCAGGTCGTTCCTATCTGATTTCTCATTTTTCGCTCAAAAAGATTGCTGAAAAATATAGAAAGACATTAGGGCTAACTATTCCATACGAAGAGTTAAAAACTGGTGGTTTGATTAAAGCAAAATCTGGTAAAGTTTAA